CGGAGGGGATTGTACCTTCTTCAGCTCCAGGTCCACGGGTGCCGCCATCTTGCCGCCGCAGGGCGCCTGCGCGGTGTGCTGCTGCGCACGCGCCTGGGCGGGACGGGGGCGCCGTCCCCTCCGCGGCGCCGCGCCGGGGGTCTCCCCCCGCGAGGGGGGGCGCCTGGCGGGGCCGCTGGGTCTCCTCGCGGGGCCGGGGCACCCGGTTGCGATGGGCGGGACGAGGCCTCCCCGTGGGCCGGTCCCGCGTCCCAGCGCAGCCGCCTCAGCGGGAGGCGGCGCCGCGCGGGGGACGAGGCGAGGCCCGTCTGACGGGGGTGCGCCCAGGCCGAAGCCGGGGGGAGCCCAGCGGGCTcggccgggcccgggggcggcgCAGGCTCCTGGGCAGCCCCGAGGCGCCGCTGGCGATCTCCTGAGCTCGGTGGGGCCCAGCCGTGGGGGCACCCGCCCGGCCCGGTCGCCTGCGCTGGCGGAGCGCTGCCAGGCGTTGGGGGCGCGGGGGACACCCCTGCCGCCTCCCtaccccccagcacccacagaagGGCCCGCTGCTGGCCACAGGAGAGGGCCCCGGAGCCGGAGCACCAGGACAGCCCAAAAGGCAGTAACGGGTGCTTCAAGCGGGGCCGGAGTGGTGATTGTTAATGCCTggtgcctcccctcccctcccagacCTGCaggtgtgctggggctgggggtgctgggtgcctcGGGCCCAGTGAAGCACCAAGGGGTGGCCAAAGTGGCGGTGTGCCCACCAGGCAGGGTACCGAGCCGGGCTcagaggggccgggggggtTTTGACTGCCTGCTGCCCGCAGCACCCTGTGGCCTGCTTCTGCCTGCGGGTGGTTCACCATCAGTCCAGCACAGGAGCTTTCCTTGGAGCTGGTTCACATAAGGGGTGAGATCATGATGAGGCCATCAGACACATTTTGGGCAAAAGTAGCAAAAACTGCAGTGGCCAgcatgctgctctgcagccagaggCAGATGGGGGAACCTGCTGCAACACCCCTGTTAGAAGGCAGAATGCAGGATCTGACCTTCAGGGACTCTTGGCTCTTGTTGCCACCTGCTCCCAGAGCACAGCTGGCCCTTTCAGTGCCCTCCCCAGCTCTTCCtagccactgctgctgcccacccgcTGGCCCCCCAGCGTTGTTACTCACCCagtgcagagctggagctgggggcgGGCTCCACTGCCTGCACCTGTTGCCCACAAGGGCACCTGCAAGCCAGCATGAGGCCTTCCactgtgtccccagccccacaggtgCCTAGGGAGGTTTGTGTTGCCCTCTGTGCAGTGGCAACAAACCTGTGGGAGATGCCTTACTGTGGCAAAGCCCATCCCAGGCTCAAGGCTTAGTGGGCTGGGCGAGTAGCTGGGCAAAGCCAACAACCCCAGTCAGGAGGAAAATAAGAGAAGTGgagctgtgtgctgggctgTTGCCACTGCTTCCAAAGGGAGGCAGTGGGGGTGGTTCAGCCACTTCTGGGGTGCCTCTTTGGCTGCTTCATCTCTGCCCTAGTGCACCGCTGCACCCCTGCCCCACCCAAACCCTGCTGCACGGTGATGGCCAAAGGTGCTAAAGCACGGCTGCCAaagtgctggggcaggcagggaagacCTGGTTACTAAATTGACTAATGACTATTgcaatttttattaaacatatATCTGGGATTTTGGAGGTCTCCTAGCTTTCACCCTcattctggagaaaagaagcCACCACAGGGCGCTTCTCCAGGCACATGATCtttgcctgcagcaggaccaagtgagcccaggcaggggggtgggggacacaCTGGTGATAGCATTTAGTGGGCTGGGCACACATTTTGTCACCCATAGACAAGCCAGGCACAGGCGTCAAAGGGATCTGAAGCGAGATGCCAAAGGTAACAGTATGGAGTCAGTGTCAGAGGCAGCAAGTGGGCTTGATGCCATGACAATCAGGAAACACAGTGGCTGGTGAAATGTTTGTGCTCCTGGGTCTGTGCCTAGAGGGGGATGAAAGAccaggctgctgagctggagctgctggaggccaCTGCTTGCCTTCACCAGGACTCCCACCAGTACTCAGCATGGACAGCTGTCACAGACACCCACTCCTTTCTAAGGGGGACAGTGGGGTGGTGGAGACTGCTTTCCTGGCACCCCATTCTTGCAGGCATGGTTAGGCAAACAGCCCAGCTTCCCTGCACGATGCATGGGCATCTTTGGGCAGGGCAGAGTCCCAAgtgccccagccaggctctgggtCACCTGCTGTTTCATGGCCACAAGTACAGCCAGACCAGGAATCTGTCCTAGGGGCTTCATCCCTGTCTTAGCCATGAAGAGGACATCCAAAGGACTGTCAGCCTTTCCTAGCCcagtggggcagagggagccACCCCACAGATCCAGCTAGCTTCTCACTGCCTACATCTCCAAAATACATTTCCCATCTCTTGACCTGTTAAATTACCACCAGTGGGCAGCCCAGCATGCactgccagcctgcaggaggAGCAAAGTAGATGAGAACACATCTTTGCAGGGGCAGCTGGGCTCCATGCAGACGTCCAGCTTCCTGCAGAAAAGCCTTCCAGTGGAGCTATTCCCAGTGCCCACCAGGGTGGCATGGAGCCCTGGGCATGTGGAGCTGCCCActgtgaaaggcagaaaggTGGCAGGGCTGGACCAGGGAGCAGCTCCAGGAAGGGGAACAGCAGGAGCACATCAAGGCAGGGATTACAGCCAGGTGACCTGGAACAGAAGGGCCTCCtacacagcagctggaggcatTATTTGCTTAATAGACTTTGAAAAAGGCCAAAGTTTGGAGTCTCTGATTAAACTGGCACTCCCATAGCATTAAGGTTCAGGTTTGCACAAAACGGAGCCAGTAGTTTGTTTCCCTGGTTCTGGGACTCAGgccactgcagctgctgggggcttTTACTCTCCAGATAATAACACACTAGGGTGCCCATTGTCACCCACCTGCTTCCCAACTGCTGTAGCCATGTACTTCAGGCTATCTATCTCAGGAAAGTAGGTATCTTTGAATATCCCAGGAAGCACTGGAAAGCCAAAGTATTGTTGCATTTCCCCCTTCCCACACCCCAGGCTTTGCTACTGCAAAACTTATCAACTGTGCGAGGGGGATGAACTTACATACTCATTTCCTAAGCAACCTCTTCCCCATGAGCATAAAGCTTATTTCATGCTTTACCTGAGCTAAAttaggccaaaaaaaaaaaaaagttctgcgGACTACTCACTGCCCAGCTTCAATGCACGTTGTAGGAGCAGGAGTGGAAAGCACTAGATTAGCATTCCcctttgaaaactgaagtttgACATCTACTGAAGGAAAaggggctggaggaaagcaggtTTCCTGCATGGGTAAAAGCCCACCCTTTCTGCTTCAAGGGTCTCTTCTAAAACCAGCATCTCACCCTGATCTCAGCTCAGTCACATTTGGACTGATCAGCGGCCAGAGTGGCTTCACCCACACCAGAGGCAGCTCTGCTTGATGAACAGACATCACATCCCTCCCTGGGCATCAGCTGGCAAAGGTGGAAATCTCCAAAGAAACACAGATGGggctggcctggctgcaggTTCCTGCAGTACAGATCCTGCCACCAGACCCTTGTACCACACTGGTCTGCTGCACCCCAAGGAAGGCACAAGCCGATCTAGCAACCTCTGCCATGTACTTGGGATCTCTGATACTCTTCGCAGTACCCCACTAGCAAGGGCATGCTGCTACCTACAGTCTTCAAATGTCTGACTCCTTTCCACCTCTGTCATTAAATTAACAACCAGAGTGTTTGTAACAAAGTGTTATTTATTAGAATATTACATTGCACTTAAAAAATAAGGGAGGTCTGACCCTGTCATCTTGACCTACACGAAGGAGGCAGGGCCAGACCtacaataaatataaatactatGTACAGtttatctaaaataaatatataatttaaaatgaaaaatatattgttaaaTAGCTGTTAccctcccacccctcctgtGCCTAAGAAAGCCCCGGGCCTGGTTTCCTCGCCTTTCACAGTTTGTTCCTCAGCATCACTACAGCGGATGGAGAGATGCCCAagagcccctctgctgcagactggcctgtccctcctgcctccaTGCAGTCACCTGGCTGGCAAGTGTCTCTGTCAAGCCCCCTCCATCCCAGAGATAGCCACAAAGCTGCTTGCAGTGACACCACTGCCCAACCAGCCCCAAAgcaggtgctctcctgctgcttcagtgAGCTCTTGCCAGGCTTCAGGCTCCCAGGGACGGCGCTGGTTCCGTGGCTCTCATGTCTTCCAGGAGGTAGAAGTGTGTTAGTGCCGACCCCTAcaagacagcagcaggagagcttACAACACAGCCCGGGGCCACTGCCCAGGGAGCGGCTCCTGAATAGCAGGGCCAGCCCAGTGGAAGAGCCCTCAGCAGCCACTCCACCTTGTGGGGCTGGACCCAGAAGGATGGGAGCCAGGAagctgggggagcagcagctAAGCATCCCACCCCATGTCCACCACATTTCCCTTCCAGTGACCGCAGCATTTCCCCCTGGACATATCATCCCAAATAATCCCCAGGACAGAGGGGACAGTGATGAAAGCCTTGTGCTGAATACCCTTCCCCAAAATTCAGCTCCTATAAACAGCTAAAAATCCCACCCCCAATACTATTACCAACATTACAGAAATTCTTTGAAGGCATTACCTCATCCTCACAAAGAACAAAGATTGTaggtttttgaaaaaaagagaagtagcTGTAATACGTATGGGCACATCTAACGTCAGGGTTTGGACCAGACCAGAGGAAGTCTGCAAGCTTTCCAGAACCCAGCCACGTGGCCACCCCTGGGGCAGAGCACACCCCATGGCCCAGCCAGAGTAACATCGCATGGGGCTGGCAGCAAGATTCCCCCATGCCCAGCTGCAAGGCATTACATTAGTGCAAGTAATAAGCAGAGTGGGAGTGAAAAGgaagggggttttttttatgcatatataaataGAGGCAATATCCAAGGAGGGGAAGTGACTCAGAGGGTCACAGAGGGAGCAGAacaagtggggggaaaaaaaccagaagcagcTTCCCCACTGCCAAACATCGCAAAAGCATGCAACGACACGGCAAAACAGGGACTTAAGATTAGAAAAGAGTTGTTGGTGGTGGCTTGGGGTGTCAGGGGACAAGGGCTTGagcaggaaggggaagagggctggagccccacAGAGAAGTCCAGGCTCTTGGGCCAAATCCAGCAAGCTGCTTCTCCAGACTCAAACTGCcttcagctcctgcctggctctggcatGGGACCCACGCAGCAGTCCCAGCCAGCATGAACAAGCAGAGCCCCCAGATGTCCACCTGCCTCACCACTGCCCCATGCCCAGCCAAGGGCTCACCTTGCCAGCACCCGGCATCCTCAGTGACTCACAGCGATGCCCAGCTtgattttctcttcattttctacATTGTAGACACCCCTCTTGTGACACCTGTGAGGCCAAGCAAAGAGATGCTCAGAGCATGGAGAGGTCCCTGCCACCTTCCCCTGCATGGATCCGatggctcagccccagcccactCACCTGAGCATCAGCAGGGCTGCGATGATGATGAGACACAGGGAGGACAGGATGACAGCAACAACAGCCAGTGCCGTAGTGTGGTCATATGCACTGGGGGGGTGCTCCACAGGCAGCAAAAGGCCATGGCATCTCTCTCCATGGTATCCTGGCTGGCATCTGGGCAAGAAGAAAAGCCTTAAAGGTCACCGAGTCCCTCACACCCCAATGAAAAGGTGCCGTCTCTTTTCTCAGCCTTAGCCAGCACCCTGCCTATTTCCATtgttccccttcccctgagctGGGAGGTCTGAAGTCACCATCACCTCTCTGGTATTGGTCAATTAAGTTTCTCCTTCCCCAAGCACAAAATGAAGATTCCTAGAAAGGCTGAGCTCCCCCCAGAAGAAAATACCAAAGTCTGTGCTCttccctggtgtccccaggtGGAGCCAGGCTGCCCAAACCACCTCTGGAAGTGGGAAGTCCCATGCAAGGtagcagagaagcagctggaCATAGCTCAGCGCTTCCCTCAAAGCAGGATGTCCCTGCACACTCTGCCAGCCAGAGGTGTGCCATCTCCCTACAGACTCAGGGAGATTACTCACGTAGCAGAAATAACACTCCCCAGCAGAGCTACAAGGCTGCCCCCTCACCCTGTGAGTCAAAGTACACTGATGCAACCAGACAGATATACCAAGCCCGAGGGTCACTGGCACTGATTTCCAAGATGGGGTCTCAGCCCAgccttcctgcctgccctgcaacAATACCATGCACCAGCATAACCTTCCAGTGAGGCCGGGCATAATGCAGAGGTGCAGGACACAGCCTGGCAGCATTCTCATCCCACCCCATGCACCAGGGACCAGCCCAAGGAAGCCACCACCCAGGATGCTCTGCAACACAGGCAACCAGCCATGAAGAGCAGTGACAACCAAGTGACACCAGCCCACATGAGGTGTCATTATTGGAGGGGACTGGGGCTGCTGATCCTAAAAACCATGATGGCTCTGAGGAGATACCACCCAGGGATGGGCCACCAGGCTGCAGAACCCCAGCCAGTCCCCACAGAcccctcctgcctttcccatgTCCCAGGTCCTATTCCAGCCCCAGGGAtctgggaagagcaggagaTACCTGGCTGTCCCAGTCCAAGGTAGGGGGTTGTGGTACCCCAGATCATGCTGGGTCACAGGTCCAAGCCGAACCAACAGAGATCTCCTCTTGCTGGCAGTCCCAAGCCCCCTGTGCAAGGGCCCAACTTCATGAACTAAGCGGTTCAAGGAGCCATGTGGATCCTGATCCTTGTGGATTGCACGGCATGAGATCTTGTGGGCACTATAAGCCAGGGAGCTATTACTTTTCCCAGGCTCCAGGCACAGGGTTGGGTGGCTCAGAGGATTGACAGCAAAGAACAAAGCCTCTTATGTATCTGCCAGCTCAACTCTTGCCCACGTCAGCAGGGATCAAATGTGCACCCCTGGGTATTTCCCCTGGTAGCTGTGCTGGATCCAGGTGCCCTGGTAGCAGGCAAGcactttcttttccacttgCCTCATCTAGTACCTGCTCTCTACCTGAAtcccagaggggtgggggaggtggcGTTCACAGCCCTGTCCTTCATCAGGGCCAAGGGACAGCCTGGGCTTTGGCAGACTGTCCCCAAAGCTGCTACCTCCGAACTGCCTTGCTGGTgccacagcagagatgctcctcctgcctgcaccagtATGTCGACAGCTGCAGAAGCTCCGAGCTCTCAGCCAAGGCTGGCAGCAGTGAGGGACAGTGGGACACAGGGTTACAGAGTCAGGATGGGCTCTTGCAAACCAGATCCACAGACGACCTTGGCTGtgagaccccagcccctgctcaccATCTTCCAGCCCCCACCACTGCAGGTCTCTGCAACAGCTCTGCCAGAGCTCACTGCACCAGCAGGGGATGCTGGGTCTAAGTCCATGAGAGCTTTTAGTGGGGGATGGACCTTGCTCAAGAAGCACAAGGAAGAGGCCAAGTCAGAGCTGTCCCTGCATGGACATAGAACATGCACTAAAAATAtctcctctgctcttcctctgtcCAGCCCAGAGAATTGAAGGAACCATGACTAAGGCTCCCCTGGCACAGGCACACGCCAGCAACTCACATGCAGGAGGGAGCTCCCAGCTCTCTGATGTATTTGCATTCGCCATGAATACAGAAATCCTTGTACTTCCGCAGGCACGGgtctctcttcttccccaggcctttgccttttcttcttttattccCATTCCCTTTTTTCTTGGGAGTAACCAGGCCCTGAGGCTTTGACAGGAAAGCAACTGGAAGACAATTTGGGATGGAGAAAACAGCAGTCACATCACCTCTGTGTGTCAgctgaagagaaagcagagcagcaaaccccaggctcagccctggcactcctGCAGCCCTTTGTGCAGTGATCTGCCCCCACGCagaggtttttggtttgtttttttttttcttttttcttttttttttcagcttctcgCAAATATCATGGCCTTTCTGATTCATAAGAACaattttcaaggaaagaaaggaatcGGGGGGGGGCGCGCACACAGAAACAGTGCTTTATGCATCTCGAATGTTGCTATTATATGCACAAGTTTCCactgaacacagaaaattcTTAATTGCTCCTTTATCTGGCTTTTATTTCCCCAATGAGCGCAGTCTTTTGTAAGACCCCATTCATGGCTCTGATGGACACTCCTTCCTGTGGGTACACGGATGCCTTGCACACCCAGAGCAGGATTAAGAGAGCAAGCCTGgcttaatttttggttttgcagagcCAAAGAGATGGCAAGAGCAGCATTCCCATGGGTTGCAAAGGTAAGTTTTAATTGCAGCGCAGAGCCTGGTGGCTTTTGGCACAAGgccagctcagctccctgctaGGTTGCTGAGAACCAGAGCAATGAACTCCTTGCCTGGACATGGACCAAAACCAGCAACATTACTGGAATAGTTTTTAAGATATGCAGATGCCCAAAAAGTCAGCCCACAGCTTGATCTCAGAAGGTGCCGAGATACTAGAGTGCTCACTGCTCTGAGAAGGACCTTTCAGCTCCCCCTGAACCACGGTGCTTGGTAACTCCACTGAGCCCAGGGAAAAATGAACTAagccctgcagtgcctggggagaAGAAGGTGGCTGAACCTAACGTGGCAAGTTGTAGCCTGCCTAATTCCTTCTCAGCCACTTCCTGATGTAACCAGCACCTCTTGTGCTGGAGCACACCAGTTGCACACCTAGCAAAGTTATTTCTCAATTTCCATATCCTTCATGCTGCACCTGGAGACACTGATACTCCAGGAAACTCTGTGGCTTGGAGAAACTCCTGGATCCGGTTGAggcccagggctctgccccaggctggcagcagaggtTGTCCCCTCCCCTGTGAGTTATCTtccagccacagccagcagaCACACAGTGCTGCTGACCCTGCTGACCCCCCCAAGCCACCTCCACTGTCaccacccctcctccccaggcctCTGTCCCTTAGGGCAGCCAGAGAAGATCTGGAAGGTCTTGCTGGTAGGAAAACTGTCCAGACCAggtgggcagggggatgctgtTGCTTTCCCCCAGTCAGACACCCAGGTGGCTGTGGCACAGAGGAAGGTGCCTTCAACAcaaaaggcagatttttctGACTGCAGCTCAGCTCAAGGCATCGAAAAAGTACTCAGAGAGGCTGCAGCCTCATTAATCAGATATCCCCCATCCCCTCAGACTGTCCCACAGATGA
The DNA window shown above is from Falco naumanni isolate bFalNau1 chromosome 8, bFalNau1.pat, whole genome shotgun sequence and carries:
- the HBEGF gene encoding proheparin-binding EGF-like growth factor, coding for MDGRAVLVHALLAAVCSVAAGGLGRAELHNEVLHKGGGGAPATAPLLAGSPAKEGVGAASGDDLSELPRVAFLSKPQGLVTPKKKGNGNKRRKGKGLGKKRDPCLRKYKDFCIHGECKYIRELGAPSCICQPGYHGERCHGLLLPVEHPPSAYDHTTALAVVAVILSSLCLIIIAALLMLRCHKRGVYNVENEEKIKLGIAVSH